A DNA window from Thalassospiraceae bacterium LMO-JJ14 contains the following coding sequences:
- a CDS encoding adenylate/guanylate cyclase domain-containing protein has protein sequence MIKLPLRLTITSAFTLFMVLIVSAVAIVNYIGNRDAIFETAKTNIAKSATTAEQEIELLLSRAFNAADTIAGLPKDLFSWQTPEALLGTLTVSLKTSPEIYGVFVGFPDGAFVQAINLTAPNGDRRAVPGMPADAVTAWRVIRPAIVADERTETWRFFNSDRVQIADPASVATKATSYDPRTRPWFIDAQKAAQPVISPAYVFASLKKPGVTVAQPLYNFSEATVGVDLSLNDLAGLTYRVQPGKNGVVAILDAEHRVIGYPQPEKIVSNDGNGVNVDLVSASEIDDPRIRKAIELGASASASHIDFQIGGQQYLGYISRHAEDSLAKWNIVSVAAIGDFTGTLMETLNRSLLIAAIVLVIAVAGVSVMAGWISSPVIGLRGMADQITNLNLGDIKGFDSPFEEINRLQMSMDSMRGALDMFLRFVPRDVVRELIKSEKAVTVGGTRREVTLLFTDIASFTTLAERMTPEQIMSQTSEYFEVMSLGIQANRGTIDKFIGDAIMAIWNAPSEDPFHVDNACRGMLASYYISKDLNEEFIAKGMAPLKTRFGLHTCEVLVGNVGARDRMQYTCLGSGVNLAARIEGLNKFYGTQLLASDTVRRNASSDFLFRRVDIVEAKGTTVPLTIYELMGERGEDAAFYVGADMIKLASKYEQAFDFYLHRDFADALFILDQLAGQYPDDAVVAQLRAKCRSFAETPPPPSWNGATVLDEK, from the coding sequence ATGATCAAACTCCCCCTCAGGCTCACGATCACATCCGCGTTCACACTTTTCATGGTGCTGATTGTGTCTGCCGTTGCAATCGTCAATTACATCGGCAACCGGGACGCCATCTTTGAAACGGCAAAGACCAACATCGCGAAATCGGCGACGACTGCCGAGCAGGAAATAGAACTGCTGCTGAGCCGGGCTTTTAATGCCGCCGATACGATTGCCGGACTGCCGAAAGATCTGTTCAGCTGGCAGACCCCCGAGGCCTTGCTGGGGACGCTGACCGTCAGCCTGAAAACCAGCCCTGAAATCTACGGTGTTTTTGTCGGCTTTCCCGATGGCGCTTTCGTGCAGGCCATCAACCTGACCGCACCGAACGGGGATCGGCGTGCCGTACCGGGCATGCCCGCCGATGCGGTGACGGCGTGGCGGGTCATTCGCCCGGCCATCGTTGCCGACGAGCGCACCGAGACCTGGCGCTTTTTCAACAGTGATCGCGTTCAAATTGCCGATCCCGCCAGCGTCGCGACAAAAGCAACGAGCTACGATCCCCGCACCAGACCATGGTTCATCGATGCACAGAAAGCCGCTCAGCCGGTCATCTCGCCGGCGTATGTATTTGCCAGCTTGAAAAAACCCGGGGTTACCGTGGCGCAGCCCCTGTACAATTTCAGCGAGGCGACCGTCGGGGTCGATCTGTCGCTCAATGATCTGGCCGGTCTCACATACAGGGTGCAGCCCGGCAAGAACGGCGTTGTCGCCATCCTCGATGCGGAACACCGTGTCATCGGCTACCCGCAACCCGAAAAAATCGTCTCGAATGACGGCAACGGCGTAAATGTCGATCTCGTATCGGCATCGGAGATCGATGATCCACGCATCAGGAAAGCCATCGAACTCGGCGCATCCGCATCGGCATCACATATCGATTTCCAGATCGGCGGACAGCAATACCTCGGCTACATCAGCCGGCACGCAGAAGACAGTCTCGCCAAATGGAATATCGTCAGCGTCGCCGCGATCGGCGATTTCACAGGCACCCTGATGGAAACGCTGAACCGCTCGCTGCTGATTGCCGCCATCGTGCTGGTCATCGCCGTGGCCGGCGTAAGTGTCATGGCGGGCTGGATCTCCTCACCGGTCATCGGGTTAAGGGGTATGGCCGATCAGATCACCAATTTGAATCTTGGCGACATCAAGGGCTTCGATTCTCCTTTCGAGGAAATAAACCGGCTGCAGATGTCGATGGACAGCATGCGGGGTGCGCTCGACATGTTCTTGCGGTTTGTCCCCCGCGACGTCGTCCGCGAGCTGATCAAATCCGAAAAGGCCGTAACCGTCGGCGGAACGCGGCGCGAGGTGACGCTGCTGTTTACCGATATTGCGTCCTTCACCACACTTGCCGAACGCATGACACCGGAACAGATCATGTCCCAGACATCGGAATATTTCGAGGTCATGTCACTGGGAATTCAGGCCAACCGCGGCACCATCGACAAATTCATCGGCGATGCGATCATGGCGATCTGGAACGCGCCGAGCGAAGACCCTTTCCATGTCGACAACGCATGCCGCGGCATGCTTGCGTCATACTATATCTCAAAGGATCTGAACGAGGAATTCATCGCCAAGGGGATGGCGCCGCTGAAAACGCGTTTCGGATTGCATACCTGCGAAGTTCTGGTCGGCAACGTCGGCGCCCGGGACCGGATGCAATATACCTGCCTCGGCTCGGGGGTGAATCTCGCGGCCCGGATCGAGGGGCTGAACAAGTTTTACGGCACCCAGTTACTTGCCAGCGATACCGTCCGGCGCAATGCGTCTTCGGACTTCCTGTTCCGGCGCGTCGACATCGTCGAAGCCAAGGGAACGACAGTCCCGCTGACGATCTATGAACTGATGGGCGAACGCGGCGAGGATGCCGCCTTCTATGTCGGCGCGGATATGATCAAGCTTGCTTCCAAATACGAACAGGCTTT